gcttggcttgagcagggagtagcctcggccgggtctgttgttcagagcctgtgttgtggcagaaTACTTTTTCATTTCTGATGATGTCACTTGCAAATGTTAGTATAAGCGATTATAAAATCAAAATGTGCAAACTGGATTGCCTAAAATCAATGgtagtcttgctatttacttaaATTAGATGTAGATTTTACCCTTTTACTGCATCTTGCACAACACTTTAGCTACTCTCTGGAAAGTTTAGACATTGATACTGAATATTTTTTGCCTTAAAGCACACCAGAATCACATGCATATTGTTTACTTTAATAAGcctgtctgtttgtttttcctttagtGGCTGTCTTGAACAAGGTTATGTTTTTTTGCATTCCGTTGGGTTTAAAAACCTTTTGGGGTTGTGCAAAGGGAAATCTAGAGCAAAAACATAAtgctaactcccccccccatacaaTTACTGCCTCTcctgtagacatgtatagaaccCTCTCTAGAGGAGAAtctaagagcgcaatcctatgcatgtttagacagaaaagaagtcctataattcccaatactgggagttgtaggacttttttttttcttctaaacatgcataggattataccctaAATGGCTTATTTTGgaaattttattttcttattctGCCAGTTCTATAAATATTAGAGTTATTATGGACAACATTTTatattggagttgtaggccagggCCATAAGTTGCTTACCCCTGATTTGGAGGCAAATCAGTATCTGTTAGCCTTAATTCTATCTGTAAAAGGTGAATAATAGTGACTtacacaggtttgttgtgagtaCCAACGAGGTAAAGGTTATATTGCTCCCCTTGTGCGTTAAAACTTTGATTAAGCACCCAAACATTGAGATAAGTTCCTTTGAAATAAATAGGATGTTCTCTGAAGTAAGTATGCAAATACATGTAGTGGGTCAAGGTGTATAACTTGAATGGTAAATTAATGATAATGTGTTGTCTGTCTTCTTTTTTCAGATATCAGGCATGGGTTTATTTTGCATCTGTGTTTCAAGCTACGTCTTGTGGTATCCATTACTTGGCCTCTGTCTTCTTGGCTGTTACACCAAAGTTTGTATGCAGTGTCCCTGGAAATGTGAGTAGTATTTTGACTTATAATTCCTCTAGTTCAAGAATAGAGGATATCTGGACAAGCTGGACATCAACACAAAGCTACATTTTGGTCCAGCTGGAAAATGGGGATATTTGGGAACTTAACCAGTGCAGCAGATCCAAGCGAGAAGACACTTTGGAATTTACTTACGAATACAGCGGCAACAAAACTGATTTCCCGTGTACTGATGGATTCATCTATGACCAGACCAAATGGCAGAGCACCATTGTTACAGAATGGGATTTGGTCTGTCAGCGGGAATGGCTGGCCAAGCTAACACAGCCAACATTTATGCTTGGAGTCCTTTTTGGAGCTGTGATCTTTGGAGATATTGCTGACAGGTACAGTACTGAATTTGCTTAAAGTAGCTTGGAATCCCGCCTCACCGAAAAAAATGACTTGGTAATTTGGGATAATATTATGCATGCTGCTCACAGTTCCTTGGTTCAATGAATAAATGAACTTGTTCGTCTGGTTCACACATCTGAGTTGTTGAATGCTTTGTTGTTGTGATGTGCTAATGTTCACCACAAATAACCCAGAAAGAGAGCCCATGACTTGTTGGGTGGTGAAATCTGGGTTTTTTAAACCATAGGatattgttatgtgtgaacccataACCGTCGTTTGTTCATAGCTttttttgccaggctacagaggcaacaGGCAAGtggttaaaaaacaaccaccacccagcCATCTGTttgccagtactacagcactgcaaaggcaagtgaagaaggaggaaacaaacaacccaggggttGAGAAAACAAACTACAGTTGTTCGATTGTCTACCCAACAAAACCTGGgaagggcaacaaaccatgggttaaataaaccatagattagcattatgtgcaaaccagattgTTGTCACCTGGCTCCTAATCGTAGATTTCCTGTATCAGGCATCTTCTTCCATATGGACCCAGCTTGTCTACATCTTTCAGTGAGCCTTTGCTCTCAGGTCCTTTGCTATTCATCTGTCTGCAACTCATACTTGGGCTTGTTTTGAAACTTGATGCCAGGTGGTGCAGCATATACCTGGTGTCTCATTTAAACCAGGCCCATGATAGCCATTAATTGTGCAATGTTAGCATGCCAACAAAGTGGCTACCTGGGTTTTTGGGTCCCTGGTGACCTAGCACAGACAGTGCAGGCAAAGCAGTCTGTGTGTGGAGCAACCCCAATACTGCATGTCAAAGTTATTTTTGCCAGCTCCATGCCACATTTTCATTGGCCCTCAGCTTTAGGCCTACTGAACACATGTGCCTCCACCCAGCTCTCGGCAGGACTTCTTCTCTTCTGGCCCTTCCTTGCCTACCAGAGCAGCAAGGCTGGGGCTTAGTAAAATGGTAGTCCTCTGACAGTATTGTGTATTACAGTCCACTATCATGCAATACAGAATGAGGTTAGCATCTTGTTATCTGTAAGTCAGAAATTAATTATGTTTTCTTTTCCGTTCGGCTTCATGGTCTTAACTTCTTTTCTGTTGATAAAGCACAGCCTGTTCTGCTTATTAACAGTTTTACATGGGTTTTGTCCCCAaggtaaaaaatatataatgggTCTCAACTCTGTGTCCCTGAGAATGTATTCATATAAATATGTTTTTGAATTAGACTAACCaatagctatttttttaaaattaaatttatagcttGCCTGCCTAAATGAAGTATATAGTTATAAGTCCTGAGCAGGACATGTACTAGGTaaaatcatgttttgttttgtttttaaaatcctaaatttTTAAGCGGGGAATTAAATTAAGCACTCTCTCCTACTGCAGTCAATGGGACATATaggtatggaatcatagaatagtagcgttagaagggcctataaggccattgaatccaaccccctgctcaatgctggattGTGGCCTATTTATTTATGAACTGTCTtactgcacaatcctatactgtgtttacttggatgtaagccccactgtgtttccactactctcaggtaaatgggaGAACAACAGTGCATTCATACACTGCTGGTGGGCTTCCCCaaagcatctggttgaccactacAGGACACAGGATGCTGTACTTGGCAAGGGTTTTGCTTTGTTCTTGCAGGActgctcttacattcttaaaggcacaatcctttgcgTTTTAGATGGAAACaagtctgacaactcccagcatttcccagccagccttaCAGTTCAAtgttacacatgtctactcagaagtaagccccactgagttctgaaattaaaaataataatgtaaaactCATTGTGAGTCTATGAAATGATGACAATCCCTTTGTGTAAAAAGAGATTAATACAAATCTGTTCTATCTCACTTTTTTGGCTGTTTCCATTCTGTCCTGGAATTATAGAAATATCAGCATAAAATCTAAGACTCTTGCGGTAAAGTGTAACTGTAAATATAGCATTGGTGGCCCTTGCTTGTTTATCTTCAGGTAATGCACCCCCGCAAATTAGAAATGTTTTTCTCAGACAGTGcttgtaatatttattattatggttGATTTTGCATTGCATTCCACAGGATGGGGAGACGATACGTCATGTGGCTCACAAGCACTGGCCAGTTTATATTTGGCATTGCAGTGGCGTTTACATTTGACTACAGTAGTTTTGTTATAGTCCGTTTCCTCCTCGCAATGGTAAGAAGCAACTTTACTGTATTTTTcaaggaaaatattttcctttaaagctcctttattattaattttctaAAAGTGCTCTATAGCTGTAATCTCAAAACCAGTGAATCCAGAGCATGtggatttaaattaaattagtttcaaTGGGATTTCAGTGACTCTAAAATTATTTGAAACCAAACTGCTCTATTTTAAAGCCATCATCCAGGAACTTCCCAATATTCTGGGAATATTGCCCACTACTGTTTTTATCAACCAGTCTTAAACAGATACAAGCACAATTCAGCCAAAGTTAATTGCTTTGAAATCCCATTCATTCAAGGTGGAAGAGttttaatcaatgggatttacatattaaatattttcttaattTATATATTCTTGTATACCACATGTTGGCAAGGATTCAGGCAGTGAATTAGGGctgcttatttttattgtttgtttatttttttaattgtcctATTTTTCTTTatacaacaactttgtgaggtgaACTAGATTTAGAGAGAGTGATTTGCCCCGAGGCCACATTGTGAGTTTCATAGCTGACAAAAGATCTGAATCCAGATCTCTCTGGTCCAAGTCTATGTACTTTGTCCCACTGACACTCATTGGCTGGATTGTGTCCTATATTTGTATCATGTGCTATtgctttatttgttctggatcaccactttcctctttatcacagatCATGTGGACTTCTTGAAATTCTGAGCCTCTGCAAGTCTTAAACAACTGACCATCTATTTTTACGTTTGTTGTGGAGGGAGACTCAACTGAAgccattttctgtttttctgtttttcctccCCTCTCAGGTGTCAAGTGGCTATCTGGTTGTAGTGTTTGTTTATGTGACTGAATTTATTGGCGTAAAGGCTCGCACGTGGGCATCCATGCACGTCCATGCATTTTTTGCAGTGGGAATTATGGTTGTGGCCCTGGTAGGCTACTTGGCCCAGACTTGGTGGGTCTACCAGATATGCCTTTCCATAACAACTCTTCCTTTTGTCTTGTGCTGCTGGATGCTCCCAGAGACGCCCTTCTGGCTGCTCACGGAGGGAAGAAATGAAGAAGCACAAAAAGTAATTAATGTAATGGCAAGATGGAATAAAGTAAGCACTCCTTGTAAAATTTCTGAACTGTGTTCAGTCCAAGATGATCTTGTCAGTAGCAGAACGGGTGATAATGACAATTCTCCCATGAAGAAGCACACCATCTTAGATCTGTTTCATAACTGGCACATTGCAAGAAGGACGATTACAGTCTGGCTGGTTTGGTTCACTGGGAGTTTAGGATATTATGTATTCTCCCTCAGTTCCGTGAACCTTGGAGGCAATGAATATTTAAATCTGTTTCTCATAGGTAAATATTGTTTGATGTAACTTATTGTAATTGCAACAGAAATACAACCatatcatttttaattattttttggaaATATCTGCTGATAACACCAGGTACTCCCAAACTCAGGCCCTTTTTCATACATGCATATTACAGTGTGGTATCCATTTCAAAGTTAGTGTTTCACAAAAATCGTGTGGGGAGGGGTGAAGAGGGACTTGGAAACAAAAGGAAGGCCAACGCTGGTactccaaaaaaagaaaatgtattgtgcTCTACATGTTTTGGAGATGAGAGCTATATGCTTTAAAAACAGCATATACAAGAACCTcagataaaaaaaatattgcttgtCTTAGAATCAAGAAATTGAATGGCTATATACAATTCCTGAAGAAGGAGACATCTCCGATACATGTAGAGCACAATGATTTTTCTATTTTTGAGCACTGGAGTTTGCCTCCCCTTTGTTTCCTTCACACAAATAGTTTGCCAGGTAATGCTGGCTCTATGTGTTACATTGGAAGTAGCACTGTGCCCATGAATGGGGGTGGGCTGGCCATCTCGGGGATATTCAGGCCCTCTCCAAAATGTTCAGCTTTCCTTAAGTATCTAGCCTCTTTACCTGTGGTGATATAAGGAGAAATTTATGGGTAGTATTCTTCCGAATTACTCACTAAGATTAAataagtttgttgtttatttgttgtttcaaccatcatggtcatatcaactttacagatgcaaaactctacaatgcaaagaggtaaaatacaaaaagatactagaaaggttttcattagaaggtgcccacaaatatgtaaaagttcattttaatacaaagaattaaaataaaagacactaagaatttacattaaaaggtccataaatgtataaaagttaatattactgatatgttaaaacttcatgttaaatttcatcattacggttcaccatattgacctctatcaatcttctcaacttttgggcaggcaagttatatatttgctctctgatgctgacaaatttgtgccAGACAGAGTTGCAagattctcagtggctgcccaaaagttgagaagaagattcatagaggtcagtatggtgaactgtaatgatgaaatttaacatgaaattttaacatatcagtagtattaacttctATACATTTacggaccttttaatgtaaattcttagtgtcttttattttaattctttgtattaaaatgaaattTTACATATTTGcaggcaccttctaatgaaaacctttttagtatcttctgtattttacttctttgcattttgtgtgcttacctgtattgcatctataaagttgatatgaccatgatggttgaaacaacaaataaaaattcAACAAATAACTTTGTATGTATTAGGCTATCTGTAGGCCCCTCACCACAAAACATTTTGTAACAGGCCTGGTTTCaagcagctgctatttgcatgtgTTGATTGGCCCTCATTTAAGGCTGGTTTACACAATTGTGTTTTAGAAATCATTCCCAAACAAATCAGACCTGCTTGTCTCTCCTACTGCACGCATAACCTAGTGTATGTGATGAGGGTATGCATGTGTACACAATTCCCcacatccttctcttcctcctctgtttGCTTCGCCTAGGAATGATGCAGTGCTGTAACTGTCCCTGTGCCACAGCATTTGAAGCTGCAGATAGGAGTGGGCTCTTCTTTCCACAAAAATGACATTATCAGCTAGTATTTTAAGGGTTTGCTTAAGAAGATCTAAGATTATATTGAGTTTTGCTGCAATATATGGTCAGCTGATGTAGCTGTGAAAATCAGTTTGTAATtaatgcaacagttaaaggtttttaaaaacaggatTTGCCAACCCCACTGGAGGTGAGCTGCTAATCTGTAGAGGCATGATTCAGCCAAAATGAAACACATTTAAGTCTTCCTGTCTTCAGTGGGAATGCTTAGTAAGTGCTTAAATCCCTTCCATTGGAATCAGTAGGACTTCATACTTCATTTTGGATTGTGGCTGCTATTCTGATGTATCAAGGTCAAGATGTTAGTCATAAAAGCAGAATTAATTGGAATCCTAAAAGTGTCCCCCCTCACTGTCCCAATGAATAAGCTGAAGTGGTCTCTAGCCTAGGaaagcttatgtcacaataaatGTTTTAGTCTTTAAAATGCTACAGAACAGAGTCCTCAAAAAAACTTACTGTGCAGGGtgctttaaaaaaccaaccaacaatgGTACTGCAAGGCCCATTTTGGGGAAAACGTCTAACAATTGAGAAAGTTTGTTAATAACAGCTTGTGTTTTATGGAGATCCCTTCTTCAAAATGGTGAATGTATTTCACATTCATTACCTTTAATAATCTGTACAACTCTGTAAGAAAGGCCCAAGTCGTCTTATTGCCATATTGTAGATGAGCATA
This sequence is a window from Elgaria multicarinata webbii isolate HBS135686 ecotype San Diego chromosome 4, rElgMul1.1.pri, whole genome shotgun sequence. Protein-coding genes within it:
- the SLC22A16 gene encoding solute carrier family 22 member 16, coding for MARNFDLLFDSLGHFGRYQAWVYFASVFQATSCGIHYLASVFLAVTPKFVCSVPGNVSSILTYNSSSSRIEDIWTSWTSTQSYILVQLENGDIWELNQCSRSKREDTLEFTYEYSGNKTDFPCTDGFIYDQTKWQSTIVTEWDLVCQREWLAKLTQPTFMLGVLFGAVIFGDIADRMGRRYVMWLTSTGQFIFGIAVAFTFDYSSFVIVRFLLAMVSSGYLVVVFVYVTEFIGVKARTWASMHVHAFFAVGIMVVALVGYLAQTWWVYQICLSITTLPFVLCCWMLPETPFWLLTEGRNEEAQKVINVMARWNKVSTPCKISELCSVQDDLVSSRTGDNDNSPMKKHTILDLFHNWHIARRTITVWLVWFTGSLGYYVFSLSSVNLGGNEYLNLFLIGAVELPAYVIACIGLDKLGRRNTLIPFLISSAVMCAVVMVIPQDFSVLIIIANMAGKFTIGVAFGLIYLYTAELYPTVVRSLAVGSGSMMCRVGSVVAPFCVYLSSVWIFMPQLMVGIMAFVSGLLTLTLPETLGKPLTNTWAEAAELDDRVKKDSGSEKTLPVQRGAILDKIEMLNQEANGIDG